A single genomic interval of Arthrobacter sp. NicSoilB8 harbors:
- a CDS encoding DNA polymerase IV — MLHVDLDQFIAAVEVLRRPELAGKPIIVGGRGDPTERAVVSTASYEARAFGVGSGMPLRIAARKVPDAVILPVDHEAYLAASETVMATLRAQPGATVQVLGWDEAFIGIETENPEAYARQVQAAVLERTQLHCSVGIGDTLVRAKVATGFGKPAGVFRLTAGNWLDVMGSRPTKDLWGVGAKVSGRLAKLGINTVAELAASDPQDLVPEFGPKMGPWYAELGRGDGASVVDDTPWVAHGHSRETTFQRDLTEPSQVDGAVRELTAHVLEDVAAEGRPVVGLTLKVRYAPFVTKTLTRKIPETSDPNEILTRALDLAAGIEAGRPIRLLGLRAEMTMPDDARKGHTPTRGGW, encoded by the coding sequence GTGCTGCACGTCGATCTCGACCAGTTCATCGCGGCGGTCGAAGTGCTCCGGCGGCCGGAGCTTGCGGGCAAGCCGATCATTGTCGGCGGTCGGGGCGACCCCACGGAACGGGCTGTGGTGTCGACCGCATCCTACGAAGCCAGGGCATTCGGCGTGGGTTCCGGAATGCCCCTCCGCATTGCGGCCCGGAAGGTGCCCGACGCTGTGATCCTGCCCGTCGACCACGAGGCTTACCTCGCGGCGTCTGAAACGGTGATGGCTACACTGCGCGCCCAGCCCGGTGCTACCGTGCAGGTGCTGGGTTGGGATGAAGCCTTTATCGGCATTGAGACAGAGAATCCGGAAGCCTACGCCCGGCAGGTGCAGGCCGCTGTCCTGGAGCGAACGCAGCTGCATTGCAGTGTGGGCATCGGCGACACCTTGGTCCGAGCCAAGGTCGCCACCGGTTTCGGCAAGCCGGCCGGCGTCTTCCGTCTCACTGCCGGGAACTGGCTAGACGTCATGGGCAGTCGGCCCACCAAGGACCTGTGGGGCGTCGGAGCCAAAGTGTCGGGCCGACTGGCCAAGCTGGGCATCAACACAGTCGCCGAGCTCGCCGCATCCGACCCCCAAGACCTGGTCCCGGAGTTCGGCCCCAAGATGGGTCCTTGGTACGCGGAGCTCGGCCGCGGGGACGGTGCCAGCGTTGTGGACGACACCCCATGGGTTGCCCACGGGCATAGCCGGGAGACCACCTTCCAGCGGGACCTGACCGAGCCCTCCCAGGTGGACGGCGCCGTCAGGGAGCTGACAGCGCATGTCCTGGAGGATGTTGCTGCCGAAGGACGGCCCGTGGTTGGGCTGACCCTCAAGGTTCGGTACGCGCCGTTCGTCACCAAAACCCTCACGAGGAAGATTCCCGAAACGTCCGACCCGAACGAAATCCTCACGCGGGCCCTGGACCTCGCGGCCGGAATCGAAGCGGGCCGTCCGATCCGACTCCTGGGCCTGCGGGCCGAAATGACAATGCCAGACGATGCCCGAAAAGGACATACGCCCACGCGCGGCGGTTGGTGA